In one Saimiri boliviensis isolate mSaiBol1 chromosome 21, mSaiBol1.pri, whole genome shotgun sequence genomic region, the following are encoded:
- the RTL10 gene encoding protein Bop has product MPRGRCRQQGPRVPIWAAANYANAHPWQQMDQASPGVACTPLVDPWIERPCCGDPVCVRTIMEQKSTASGTPGDQLAERGPLAGCMPSPRPRRVDFCWVPGSDPGTFDGSPWLLDRFLAQLDDYMSFRFEHYQDNTSRVYEILGRLTGRARAWAAPYLVGDLPLPDDYELFCRDLKEVVQDPNSFAEYHEVVPCPLPLASSRPPVSPQLPAVRQYLARFLEGLALNMGTAPRALPAAMATPAMPRSSSISRSALPGQQLTKGSAPGPRGPPVPPSSACSSKPGPVEPASSQPEGAAPTPVPRLLESADSPAQRPDPAHPGDLKPRKTEEEVLETEGNQEVSSGTPGEVVEAPETPGEPPLSPGF; this is encoded by the coding sequence ATGCCTCGCGGCCGTTGCCGTCAGCAGGGCCCTCGCGTTCCCATCTGGGCAGCCGCCAATTATGCCAACGCACACCCATGGCAGCAGATGGACCAGGCCTCTCCTGGGGTGGCATGCACCCCCCTTGTGGATCCCTGGATTGAGCGGCCCTGCTGCGGGGACCCCGTGTGCGTGCGAACGATCATGGAGCAGAAGAGCACAGCTAGTGGTACTCCTGGCGATCAGCTCGCAGAAAGGGGTCCTCTAGCTGGGTGCATGCCCAGCCCCCGACCCCGCAGGGTGGACTTCTGCTGGGTGCCAGGCTCGGACCCAGGCACCTTTGATGGCTCCCCATGGCTACTGGACCGTTTCTTGGCCCAACTGGACGATTACATGTCCTTCCGCTTCGAGCACTATCAGGACAACACCAGCCGTGTCTACGAGATCCTCGGGCGCCTGACAGGCCGAGCCCGGGCCTGGGCAGCCCCCTACCTTGTTGGGGACCTGCCCCTGCCTGACGATTACGAGCTCTTCTGCCGGGATCTCAAGGAAGTTGTTCAAGACCCTAACAGTTTTGCTGAGTACCATGAGGTGGTTCCCTGTCCCCTGCCCCTGGCCTCCAGCCGGCCACCAGTGTCCCCGCAGCTGCCTGCGGTGAGGCAGTACTTAGCTAGGTTCTTGGAGGGCCTGGCACTCAACATGGGTACTGCCCCCAGGGCTTTACCAGCTGCCATGGCCACCCCTGCTATGCCTAGGTCCAGCTCTATATCCAGAAGTGCTCTGCCCGGTCAGCAGCTGACCAAGGGGAGCGCCCCTGGACCCAGGGGGCCCCCAGTCCCGCCCAGTTCTGCATGTAGCTCCAAGCCTGGTCCTGTGGAACCAGCCTCCTCTCAGCCAGAGGGGGCAGCCCCCACACCTGTCCCTAGACTGTTGGAGTCAGCTGATTCTCCTGCCCAGAGACCAGACCCAGCTCACCCAGGGGATCTGAAACCCCGGAAAACAGAGGAGGAGGTTTTGGAGACAGAGGGAAACCAGGAGGTATCCTCAGGTACCCCAGGGGAGGTGGTGGAGGCCCCGGAGACCCCAGGAGAGCCACCACTTTCTCCTGGGTTCTGA